A region of the Cytobacillus sp. IB215665 genome:
CTTATTCGTTCCTTTAAAATGTGGTTAGTTTTTCTTCTTCTTTATAAAAGTTAGTATGAAAACTGAAATAATAATTAGTATGCCGAGTGCAACATAGTTAATGTTACTCAATGGGCTGTCAAGATTAACCTGCTCAAGATTATCTGCTGTTGAAGGCTGTTGTATACTATTTAAAGTCGCAATATCGTCTTGAGCAGATCCCATTGATTTTGTTGGACTGCAAATGGATGATACAAGTTTGTTGTCTGCATCCAAGTGTGCATACACTAAATAGTCTTGTTGTAATGAAAAGTTAATACCACAGCTTGCTGAGTCTATTGCTGTAAAAACCTTCACTTGTGATTGTTCAATGCCCTTCCAGCTACTAGTTACTTCGAACAATACCTCGACATCGGAAAAATGAGATTGGAGAAATGATTTACTTTTAGAAACATTGATGACTTTTCCTGAAAATATGGCGCCATACTGCTCGTAGGCTTCTTCAACTGGGGGTGATGGGACACAAGAGCAGGCATTAGCTTTTGTAGTTAACATGGGTATTAATAACATGAAAACCAGTAACGATGTGAGACATAATCTAACGTATTTCATCAGCTACCCTCCCCTCATACTTTAAGTTCTATTCACATATATTTGACGATTAAACGAATCAAATTGTTACAAAGGATGCTGTGTTTGGGTGCACCTTTCTTAATTACATATTGCAACAGAACATATTAGAGTTGAGATAAATGTCAATGATGCTATATGAATCCATTTTATGAGGATAAATATATCAAATTGAATAAAACTAATGCTAATAAACGAAATTCTGATAGAGTGATGGAGATTGGGGCTGAGTAGTTATGAAAAATGTTGAATGTGATTTTTCACCTATGAAACAACAGTTGAAGGCAGATATGAAGCAGGTAATAACTAACTTAGAGGAAAGTTTACAATCAATTGATGATGATAAAAAATGTTTGTTAGGAGAGTTAGAAGATATTAAAAAAAGTTTTGTACAGATTGAAATGAACGCAGCATCATTTTATTTAAATTGTTATTTATCCTCTTATACTGATAAATATGAAGATATTTCACTTAGTATTCAACATATGTCGGACCGTCGACATGGCGGCTTAATTGTTGTACAGCGACAAGATCCTCTTAGTTCGTATATTCAATCTAATATACCAATTGAGGCTCAACTGACCTCCTCATTATTAGAATCTATTTTCTTTCCGGGAAATCCACTTCATGACGGTGCTGTAATTATTCATGGAAATCAAATTGTTTCGGCAGCCAATGTTCTCCCACTTTCAAATCACTATATAGGCAAAAGCAAATTAGGGACACGCCATAGGGCAGCGCTGGGTTTAACGGAGAGGTGTGATGCGTTAGTATTAATTGTTTCTGAAGAATCAGGGAACATATCATTTACTATTGGAGGACATCTCTATCCTATCGCTAATGCGAAATCACTGTAGCAGGATGTTGCTTTCATTTGTTATTATTTTAATTAATTTGCACCTATCATCTCTTAAATAGTAGGGCTACGATGCTACGAATAACGATGAATTTGAAAAAAATAGCGAATAATATATGGCTCTTTTAGTAAACTTTGTTGCATTTTTTATTAAAAATGGACAATATGATGAGTTTTATTAGAGCTTAATAAGGAAAGATACCCAGATCACTATATGTATACGTGCTTATATTTTAGAAGGTATAACAACAATTAATGCGAAAACAGCCAATATAAAGACCCCAGCTCAAGAAGAAACTGGGGGTTTTAAAAATGCACCTTACATTTAGCCGTGCTCTTTTACACCTTCATTAGCAGTAATCGTTGTTTGTTCCCTGTCAAACTTAGGTAATGTAACCGCGTAATAAATTCCTACTAATAAGACACAAATACCTACGAGCCAGTATAAACCTTCAACGGTAATAATTGCTGGGAAAGTTACAGCAATAATACCCAAAGTAATCGATTGAGAAAACATCATTAATGGGTCAATCCAGCCCTGAACCCTTCCCATCATTTTTGGATCTACAATTTTAGGAAGCCAACCACCCATTGCTACATTAATCATTGGTATAGTTAAAGCTACAATGAACATAATTGAGAAAAACAATACAAGGTTTGTTGCGTATGCTGCTGTGACAATAAATAAACCACTAAATAACAATCCAAAGATCATCATCTGATATAGCTTGAATTTTTGCGCTACTATGGATGCGACGACACTTCCAATTAAAACCCCAACGCCAAATACAATTCCTGAGATTACAGCCATTTCTTCGTACGTGTCAGGTGCTAATTTATATTTAAGTATAAATACTTGCATAACGGAAAAGCCACCATTAATTATCCCAAAGATGAGAAAGCCGATTACTAAGGAAACTAGTAGTCGATTCCCAAAAATATAGCGTAAGCCTGAATTGAAATCTTTAACAATCATTTTAATTTGCAAGTCTTTAATCGTATGTTTTCCATTAGGTAAGCGTACTGATTCTGGAATATTACATGTGTGAAGAAGTATTGCACTTATGATGAATGATATACAGTCAACGATAATTGCCCCTTCAATTCCTACTGTCCAATAAGCTATAGCTCCAAGTCCATTTCCAAATAACATAAATAAGCTACCTAGCATTTGATTTAATCCAGCAGCCGTTGTATAATCATCCTCTTGTAAAATTCCTTGGATAATACCCGTTTCTGCAGGTATGAAGAATTTTGATACAGCACTTCTTAAAAATAGTATTGAAAAA
Encoded here:
- a CDS encoding MFS transporter, with the translated sequence MKKTFAVFKNRNYTKVFFAHLTSQMGSVIGLTAFLFYLLDRFSSQPAYATINEMMYSLPTLVVFFFVGVLADRMDRKKIAIYSDWIRAILSVFFLASIWLGWMPLIFSILFLRSAVSKFFIPAETGIIQGILQEDDYTTAAGLNQMLGSLFMLFGNGLGAIAYWTVGIEGAIIVDCISFIISAILLHTCNIPESVRLPNGKHTIKDLQIKMIVKDFNSGLRYIFGNRLLVSLVIGFLIFGIINGGFSVMQVFILKYKLAPDTYEEMAVISGIVFGVGVLIGSVVASIVAQKFKLYQMMIFGLLFSGLFIVTAAYATNLVLFFSIMFIVALTIPMINVAMGGWLPKIVDPKMMGRVQGWIDPLMMFSQSITLGIIAVTFPAIITVEGLYWLVGICVLLVGIYYAVTLPKFDREQTTITANEGVKEHG
- the cdaS gene encoding sporulation-specific diadenylate cyclase CdaS yields the protein MKNVECDFSPMKQQLKADMKQVITNLEESLQSIDDDKKCLLGELEDIKKSFVQIEMNAASFYLNCYLSSYTDKYEDISLSIQHMSDRRHGGLIVVQRQDPLSSYIQSNIPIEAQLTSSLLESIFFPGNPLHDGAVIIHGNQIVSAANVLPLSNHYIGKSKLGTRHRAALGLTERCDALVLIVSEESGNISFTIGGHLYPIANAKSL